A window of Rhodothermales bacterium genomic DNA:
GAAGGCCATCATTTCGATGGCACAGCACGACAGTCCCATGGGCATGGGCATGAGCGAGTTGGAGCGGGCCCAGTTAACCACGGCATCCACGCGCGTGGTCAGGAAGCCTTCGCTCATTGAGGAATCATTCGCCATGGAATCTCACAATATGGAATCTCACAGATGGGTATCGCCAGGTCACGTCAGTCGAATTCGAGTCCGCCTTTCTTGATGTCGTAAAGGAGGCCGATGGCAAGGATGGTCACAAACAGGATGACCACGGCCATCACGCCGGGACCGGCCCCGGCGGCAAGGAACTCCTTGAAACTGACCGCCCATGGATACAGGAATACGACTTCAACGTCGAACACGATGAAGATCATGGCGACGAGGTAGAATTTCACGGAATAGCGTTCCCGTGCCGACCCGATGGGGTCCATGCCACTCTCATATGCCTTCTGCTTGATGGGGTTGGCACGGTTCGGACCAATGAGGGCCGCCGCCTTCAACAACGTGAAGGACAATCCAGCCGCAATGGCCAGCTGGAGGAACAGGGGCATGAAGTCGGAAAGCATGAGCGCGCGTGGCGTGTTGGTGGGCGGCAGGATACAGGCTCCGGCCCCTGAAAGTACCGCACACCGCCCCCAGTCCAGTCGGCAAGCAGTGGTTCAGGTTAATGGGGCGTGGTGCGACCACGCCTTGTTCAGAAGCTGTACGTCAGGCGGCCCATGGCCATCCGACCCAGCTGGGGTGCACCAATGAATTCGCGGTGCATGTTATCCGTCACGTTCGTGACGTTC
This region includes:
- a CDS encoding NADH-quinone oxidoreductase subunit A; this translates as MPLFLQLAIAAGLSFTLLKAAALIGPNRANPIKQKAYESGMDPIGSARERYSVKFYLVAMIFIVFDVEVVFLYPWAVSFKEFLAAGAGPGVMAVVILFVTILAIGLLYDIKKGGLEFD